The Pyrus communis chromosome 2, drPyrComm1.1, whole genome shotgun sequence genome includes a window with the following:
- the LOC137724776 gene encoding pentatricopeptide repeat-containing protein At4g30700-like yields the protein MAKNRDKGEIAVHCRVSLRLGFVILLHAHSIVDGLGLNLYVGLIVVDFYFKLSRVELAQKVFDGLPEKDMVLWNTMISGLVRNCYYADSIRVFGDMVVGGMGFDSTTLAAVLPAVAELQELKAGMGEIAVHCRD from the exons ATGGCGAAAAATAG gGATAAGGGTGAAATTGCAGTTCATTGTAGGGTTTCACTACGATTAGGGTTTGTGATTTTGCTGCACGCGCACTCGATTGTTGATGGGTTAGGATTGAATTTGTATGTTGGGTTGATTGTTGTTGACTTTTACTTCAAGCTTTCCCGGGTTGAGTTAGCACAGAAGGTGTTTGATGGATTGCCCGAGAAGGACATGGTTTTGTGGAATACGATGATATCTGGGTTGGTGAGGAATTGTTATTACGCTGATTCCATACGGGTTTTTGGAGATATGGTTGTGGGTGGGATGGGTTTTGATTCGACGACGTTAGCAGCCGTGCTTCCTGCAGTGGCAGAGTTGCAGGAGTTGAAAGCAGGGATGGGTGAAATTGCAGTTCATTGTAGGGATTAG